One region of Pseudobdellovibrionaceae bacterium genomic DNA includes:
- a CDS encoding class I SAM-dependent methyltransferase: MMKYWILSLAFLVGCAGAPKTETPAPVETYALPTTLDEALASPFRTPVNKERDSFRHPKETLDFFGLQPNMTVIEISPSGGWYTEILAPYLATQGRYIAAATPVSVYPGGRKFQETVGARPELKDKITVTDFAPPTQVAIAEAGSADMVLTFRNVHNWMTADGAQAAFDSFFKALKPGGILGVVEHRENAKKKEDPKAKNGYVTEKQVIRLAQKAGFKLVNKSEINANPKDTKDHPQGVWNLPPSYRDGDKDRAKYAAIGESDRMTLKFVKPAAAKKK, from the coding sequence ATGATGAAGTACTGGATCTTGTCCCTGGCGTTCTTGGTCGGTTGCGCGGGCGCGCCGAAAACGGAAACCCCCGCCCCGGTCGAAACCTATGCTCTGCCGACCACGCTGGACGAAGCGCTCGCGAGCCCCTTCCGTACGCCCGTGAATAAAGAGCGCGACTCTTTCCGCCATCCGAAAGAAACCCTCGATTTCTTCGGCCTGCAGCCGAACATGACGGTGATCGAGATTTCGCCGAGTGGCGGATGGTACACCGAGATCCTGGCGCCGTATCTGGCGACGCAGGGGCGCTACATCGCCGCGGCGACGCCGGTCAGCGTTTATCCGGGCGGCCGCAAATTTCAAGAGACCGTGGGCGCGCGTCCCGAACTCAAAGACAAGATCACCGTGACGGACTTCGCGCCGCCGACGCAAGTCGCGATCGCGGAGGCCGGTTCGGCCGACATGGTGCTGACCTTCCGTAACGTCCACAACTGGATGACCGCGGACGGGGCGCAGGCCGCGTTTGACTCCTTCTTCAAGGCCTTGAAGCCGGGCGGAATCTTGGGCGTCGTCGAACATCGTGAAAACGCGAAAAAGAAAGAAGACCCCAAGGCGAAGAACGGCTACGTCACCGAAAAACAAGTGATCCGCTTGGCGCAGAAGGCGGGTTTCAAATTGGTGAACAAGTCCGAGATCAACGCCAATCCGAAAGACACGAAGGACCACCCCCAAGGCGTTTGGAATTTGCCGCCGTCGTATCGTGACGGCGACAAGGACCGCGCGAAGTACGCGGCGATCGGTGAAAGCGACCGCATGACCTTGAAGTTCGTGAAGCCCGCCGCCGCGAAAAAGAAGTAA
- a CDS encoding SDR family oxidoreductase, with protein sequence MSESPSAPELAQALAVLEKLNASPSAMSELPTALREALMREAGRFSRPDRNELRLRNKGIDKARREKSQASDREVRRSTGIREARRETVFTAPERLLTATTVNDADDTGPELSQAQKCYVCKAPFVKIHHFYDSMCAECADLNYRKRFQSADLRGRVALITGARVKIGYQAALMLLRAGARVIATTRFPVDAAERFAREKDFAAFADRLSVRGLDLRHTPSVEIFANSILHSESRLDFLVNNAAQTVRRPPGFYKHLLATETAAFSSLRPEVRGLLREHEGCVAQLSGVTSTSEKASDSEVAAMPTTWQSQAAAAGLHSSARLSQIPYSHDHALVADEVFPQGELDADLQQVDLRGVNSWRLGLSDVATPEMLEVHLVNAVAPFVLCSRLAPLMRRESTGDRHIVNVSAMEGKFTRYTKTDRHPHTNMAKAALNMLTHTSAKDLVKDGIYMNAVDTGWVTDEDPAEISLRKQREHDFQPPLDIVDGAARILDPIFDGLNTGKHWCGQFLKDYRPTEW encoded by the coding sequence ATGTCTGAATCCCCTTCCGCCCCAGAGTTAGCGCAGGCCCTCGCGGTCCTGGAAAAGCTGAACGCAAGCCCCTCGGCCATGAGCGAATTGCCCACGGCTTTGCGCGAGGCCCTGATGCGTGAAGCGGGACGCTTTTCCCGGCCGGATCGCAATGAGCTTCGTCTACGCAACAAAGGGATCGACAAAGCCCGGCGCGAAAAATCCCAGGCCTCGGACCGTGAGGTCCGCCGCAGCACCGGCATCCGCGAAGCCCGCCGCGAAACGGTCTTCACCGCGCCGGAACGCCTTTTGACCGCGACGACGGTCAACGACGCGGACGACACCGGGCCCGAGCTGAGTCAGGCGCAGAAGTGTTACGTCTGCAAAGCGCCGTTCGTGAAGATCCATCACTTCTATGATTCAATGTGCGCCGAGTGCGCCGACTTGAATTACCGCAAACGTTTTCAATCGGCGGATCTACGCGGCCGCGTGGCTTTGATCACGGGTGCGCGCGTGAAGATCGGCTACCAGGCGGCGCTCATGCTCTTGCGCGCGGGCGCGCGGGTCATCGCGACGACGCGTTTTCCCGTGGACGCCGCGGAACGTTTCGCGCGCGAGAAAGACTTCGCCGCGTTCGCGGATCGTTTGAGCGTGCGGGGCCTGGATCTGCGGCATACGCCGTCGGTCGAAATCTTCGCGAACTCGATCCTGCACTCCGAATCGCGTTTGGATTTTCTGGTGAACAACGCGGCCCAAACGGTGCGGCGCCCCCCCGGATTCTACAAACATCTGCTGGCGACGGAAACGGCCGCCTTTTCTTCCCTTCGTCCCGAGGTGCGCGGCCTCTTGCGCGAACACGAAGGGTGCGTGGCGCAATTGAGTGGCGTGACCTCGACCTCGGAGAAGGCTTCCGATTCGGAAGTGGCGGCGATGCCGACGACCTGGCAATCACAGGCCGCGGCGGCGGGGCTTCACTCTTCGGCGCGTTTGTCGCAAATCCCCTACTCCCACGACCATGCCTTGGTGGCGGACGAGGTTTTCCCGCAAGGAGAACTCGACGCGGACTTGCAGCAGGTCGATCTGCGCGGCGTGAACTCGTGGCGTTTGGGTTTGTCGGATGTCGCCACGCCCGAAATGCTGGAAGTTCACCTGGTGAACGCGGTCGCGCCCTTCGTTCTGTGTTCGCGCCTGGCCCCGTTGATGAGACGTGAATCCACGGGCGATCGCCACATCGTGAACGTCAGCGCGATGGAGGGAAAGTTCACGCGCTACACGAAAACCGACCGCCACCCGCACACCAATATGGCCAAGGCCGCGCTGAACATGCTGACCCACACTTCGGCGAAGGATCTGGTGAAAGACGGGATTTACATGAACGCGGTCGACACCGGCTGGGTGACGGACGAGGATCCCGCCGAGATTTCTTTGCGTAAGCAGCGCGAGCACGACTTCCAACCGCCGCTCGACATCGTCGATGGCGCGGCCCGCATCCTGGACCCCATCTTCGATGGGCTCAATACGGGAAAACACTGGTGCGGCCAGTTTCTGAAAGACTATCGACCGACGGAGTGGTGA
- a CDS encoding FKBP-type peptidyl-prolyl cis-trans isomerase, whose product MAAQIISFRCTLRSRTGQLISSSVSRDVLTDVPGQEGPLPGLARKLVDLKEGELREIIVPAQDAYGYYDPEKLITIPRHDDARAPLHIGDTVSVVDRDGVAGNYRVARILGDAIELDGNHPLAGQDLAFEIEAFEVRDATAEEIEESRNTPEKTGLH is encoded by the coding sequence GTGGCTGCTCAGATCATTTCTTTTCGCTGTACCCTTCGCAGTCGGACCGGCCAGTTGATTAGCTCGTCCGTTAGCCGCGACGTCCTGACCGATGTTCCCGGGCAAGAGGGACCGCTGCCGGGCCTGGCCCGTAAACTGGTCGATCTCAAAGAGGGCGAACTGCGCGAAATCATCGTTCCCGCGCAAGATGCTTATGGCTACTACGATCCGGAAAAGCTGATCACGATCCCCCGGCACGACGACGCACGCGCGCCCCTGCACATCGGAGACACGGTCTCGGTGGTGGATCGCGATGGAGTGGCCGGGAACTACCGGGTCGCCCGGATTTTAGGAGACGCCATCGAACTCGATGGGAATCATCCTTTGGCGGGACAGGATTTGGCTTTCGAAATCGAGGCCTTCGAAGTTCGCGATGCGACCGCCGAAGAAATCGAGGAAAGTCGCAACACTCCGGAAAAAACGGGACTGCACTAA
- a CDS encoding ankyrin repeat domain-containing protein, with amino-acid sequence MTGGDWKDFYGACIAGNFPVVRYHIDHGMNPNYQHPEFEVTALVTAILNGHSEIALYLLENGADPRLRSDFDQLTPEQASLRREDTAVLSALRDRGALTWRSWLWRLKGPRAG; translated from the coding sequence ATGACCGGCGGCGACTGGAAAGACTTTTACGGAGCGTGCATCGCGGGAAACTTTCCCGTCGTGCGTTACCACATCGACCATGGGATGAACCCCAACTACCAACATCCCGAATTCGAAGTCACCGCGCTCGTGACCGCGATCCTGAACGGTCATTCCGAAATCGCGCTCTATCTTTTGGAAAACGGCGCGGACCCCCGCCTGCGTTCGGACTTCGATCAGCTCACCCCGGAACAAGCGTCGCTGCGTCGCGAAGATACCGCCGTGCTGAGCGCCCTGCGGGACCGCGGCGCCCTCACCTGGCGCTCCTGGCTTTGGCGCTTGAAAGGACCCCGTGCTGGTTAA
- a CDS encoding DUF4442 domain-containing protein, whose product MLVKLLRAIAERSPTFVMRLFFNLYPPYLGAGIQVDEISKDRRYLRVRLKLRFYNRNYVGTQFGGSIYSMTDPHYMYLLINNLGPDYVVWDKAARIDFIKPGKTHLTAEFRIDQKLLDTIKERTATGEKYIFDLPLTVHDDQRQIVAELSKTLYVRRKSPKA is encoded by the coding sequence GTGCTGGTTAAACTCCTGCGGGCGATCGCCGAGCGTTCGCCCACGTTCGTGATGCGGTTGTTCTTCAACCTTTACCCGCCTTACCTCGGCGCGGGCATCCAGGTGGACGAGATCTCGAAAGACCGACGTTACCTCCGGGTGCGCCTGAAGCTGCGCTTTTACAACCGCAACTACGTCGGCACGCAGTTCGGCGGCTCGATCTACTCGATGACCGACCCGCACTATATGTACTTGCTGATCAATAATTTGGGCCCCGACTACGTCGTCTGGGACAAGGCCGCGCGGATCGACTTCATCAAACCCGGCAAAACCCACCTGACGGCGGAATTCCGCATCGACCAAAAGCTTTTGGATACGATCAAAGAGCGAACCGCCACGGGCGAGAAGTATATTTTCGATTTACCGCTCACGGTTCACGACGACCAACGACAGATCGTCGCGGAGCTTTCCAAAACGCTCTACGTGCGGCGTAAAAGCCCGAAGGCCTAA